AATTCCGGAGGCCGGGCTGAGCGACGAGGAAAAGAAACTCTCGGCCGCCCTCATGCGTGTGAATCACTGCGGCGAGATCTGCGCGCAGGCCTTGTATCAGGGACAGGGACTGACCGCGCGCGACGGCGAAGTCAAGACCGAGCTGCAACAGACGGCGCGCGAGGAAACCGAGCACCTCGCGTGGACGGAGCAGCGCATTCACGAACTCGGCGGACGCAAGAGCCTGCTCAATCCGCTGTGGTACGGAGGGTCCTTCCTGATCGGCGCGGCGGCGGGTGCGCTCGGGGACCGCTGGAACCTCGGCTTCCTGGCGGAGACCGAGCGTCAGGTCGAGCAGCACCTGAAGGGGCACCTCTCCCGCCTGCCCGCCCAGGATCTCCGTTCGCGTGCCATCGTCGATCAGATGAAGCGCGACGAGATGCGCCACGCCGTCACCGCGGTGTCGCATGGCGGCGCCGACCTGCC
Above is a window of Betaproteobacteria bacterium DNA encoding:
- the coq7 gene encoding 2-polyprenyl-3-methyl-6-methoxy-1,4-benzoquinone monooxygenase codes for the protein IPEAGLSDEEKKLSAALMRVNHCGEICAQALYQGQGLTARDGEVKTELQQTAREETEHLAWTEQRIHELGGRKSLLNPLWYGGSFLIGAAAGALGDRWNLGFLAETERQVEQHLKGHLSRLPAQDLRSRAIVDQMKRDEMRHAVTAVSHGGADLPAPVRAVMKLSARVMTTTAHWV